The following proteins are encoded in a genomic region of Streptomyces sp. NBC_01723:
- a CDS encoding SpoIIE family protein phosphatase, protein MSPVNPFDDAATARVVVDDSGTLREWNEGAHLLLGHPAADVVGRPAAALLADGAEPAPPGLDADQWSGTLELRHRDGHTVSVWVLAHRRPSQDGSPDTWLAAAPLEVNPEPADDPLVRAALTQSPCAMMIFDDRLLLRGVNDAMAQLVGLPRDGLRGLRATDISSRRQNSELERHMRQVLETGRRSDMQTHLRAVGESRAHAWNARVAPLTAPDGRVIGVCVSAHDFTEQHLARQRLQLVNEASVRIGSTLDVTRTAQELADVCVPALADLVTVDLLDPRENGGEPATVVEPPVALRRTAQRSVTPDHPPAVAETGELDVYPAGSPQAECLLSGQAIVASETSGDLEHWLEWDPVRLQRVREFGVHSLMSVPLQARGTTLGVAVFTRFRRPYPFTHDDVLLAEEVTARAAVCIDNARRYSREREATLTLQRSLLPRWLPPTAAVEAASRYLPAARAGVGGDWFDVIPLSGMRVAVVVGDVVGHGIQASATMGRLRTAVRTLADIDLTPEELLTHLDDLVVRLSEESGEDSAGEVGATCLYAVYDPVSRQCALARAGHPAPVLVPPHGPPRLLELPSGPPLGVGGLPFESAELELREGSVLALYTDGLVESRDRDADAGQSLLREALSTPADSLDVTCDRVLRTLLPSGSAADDVALLLARTRGLPAGQVATWDIPADPSLVAPVRKQVLEQLSTWSLLEASFTAELVVSELVTNAIRYGSPPIRLRLIHDAATLICEVSDTSHTAPHLRRAKTWDEGGRGLLLVAQLTQRWGSRHTTDGKTIWAELGLLDEE, encoded by the coding sequence ATGAGTCCGGTCAACCCGTTCGACGATGCCGCCACCGCCCGCGTCGTAGTGGACGACTCCGGCACCTTGCGGGAGTGGAACGAGGGCGCCCACCTGCTGCTCGGCCACCCCGCCGCCGACGTCGTCGGACGCCCCGCCGCCGCGCTGCTGGCCGACGGCGCCGAACCCGCTCCCCCCGGCCTCGACGCCGACCAGTGGAGCGGCACCCTGGAGCTGCGGCACCGGGACGGGCACACCGTGTCGGTGTGGGTGCTCGCCCACCGCAGACCGTCGCAGGACGGCTCGCCGGACACCTGGCTCGCCGCGGCGCCCCTGGAGGTGAACCCCGAGCCTGCGGACGACCCTCTGGTCAGAGCGGCGCTCACCCAGTCACCCTGCGCCATGATGATCTTCGATGACCGGCTCCTGCTGCGCGGAGTAAACGACGCGATGGCACAGCTCGTGGGACTTCCGCGGGACGGGCTGCGCGGCCTGCGGGCCACCGACATCAGCAGCCGTCGGCAGAACAGCGAACTCGAGCGGCACATGCGGCAGGTCCTGGAGACCGGCCGCCGGTCCGACATGCAGACCCATCTCAGGGCCGTCGGCGAGAGCCGCGCCCACGCGTGGAACGCGCGGGTCGCACCCCTGACCGCCCCGGACGGCCGCGTGATCGGCGTCTGCGTGAGCGCCCACGACTTCACCGAGCAGCACCTCGCCCGGCAGCGGCTGCAACTGGTCAACGAGGCCAGCGTGCGCATCGGCAGCACCCTCGACGTCACCCGTACGGCACAGGAACTGGCGGACGTGTGCGTGCCCGCACTCGCCGACCTCGTCACCGTCGACCTGCTGGACCCGCGCGAGAACGGCGGCGAGCCCGCCACCGTGGTCGAACCGCCGGTGGCATTGCGCAGGACGGCCCAGCGGTCGGTCACCCCGGACCACCCGCCGGCGGTGGCCGAGACCGGCGAACTGGACGTCTACCCGGCCGGTTCGCCACAGGCCGAGTGCCTGCTCTCGGGCCAGGCGATCGTGGCCTCGGAGACCTCCGGCGACCTCGAACACTGGCTGGAGTGGGACCCGGTCCGGCTCCAGCGGGTGCGGGAGTTCGGCGTCCACTCCCTGATGTCGGTGCCGCTCCAGGCCCGCGGCACCACCCTCGGCGTGGCGGTCTTCACCCGGTTCCGGCGCCCCTACCCGTTCACCCACGACGACGTCCTGCTGGCCGAGGAGGTCACCGCCCGCGCCGCCGTCTGCATCGACAACGCCCGCCGCTACTCCCGCGAGCGCGAGGCCACGCTCACCCTCCAGCGCAGCCTGCTCCCCCGGTGGCTGCCGCCCACCGCCGCGGTGGAGGCGGCCTCCCGCTACCTGCCGGCCGCCCGCGCGGGAGTCGGCGGCGACTGGTTCGACGTCATCCCGCTGTCCGGGATGCGGGTGGCCGTGGTCGTCGGGGACGTCGTCGGCCACGGCATCCAGGCGTCGGCGACGATGGGCCGGCTGCGCACCGCCGTCCGCACCCTCGCCGACATCGACCTGACACCCGAGGAACTGCTCACCCACCTCGACGACCTGGTGGTCCGGCTCTCCGAGGAGTCGGGCGAGGACAGCGCGGGCGAGGTCGGCGCCACCTGCCTGTACGCGGTGTACGACCCGGTCTCGCGGCAGTGCGCCCTGGCCCGGGCCGGGCATCCGGCGCCCGTCCTGGTACCGCCCCACGGACCGCCCCGGCTGCTCGAGCTGCCCTCGGGGCCGCCGCTGGGCGTGGGCGGGCTGCCGTTCGAGTCTGCTGAGCTGGAGCTGCGCGAGGGCAGCGTGCTGGCGCTCTACACCGACGGCCTGGTCGAGAGCCGGGACCGGGACGCCGACGCCGGCCAGTCGCTGCTCCGCGAGGCGCTGTCGACCCCGGCCGACTCCCTGGACGTCACCTGCGACCGCGTGCTGCGCACCCTGCTCCCGTCGGGCAGCGCGGCCGACGACGTGGCACTGCTGCTGGCCCGCACCCGGGGGCTGCCCGCCGGACAGGTCGCCACCTGGGACATCCCCGCCGACCCCTCGCTGGTCGCCCCGGTGCGCAAGCAGGTCCTCGAACAGCTGTCCACCTGGAGCCTGCTGGAGGCGTCCTTCACCGCCGAACTGGTGGTGAGCGAGCTGGTCACCAACGCCATCCGGTACGGCTCCCCGCCCATCCGGCTGCGGCTGATCCACGACGCGGCCACGCTGATCTGCGAGGTCTCCGACACCAGCCACACCGCGCCCCACCTGCGCCGGGCCAAGACCTGGGACGAGGGCGGGCGCGGCCTGCTGCTGGTCGCCCAGCTCACCCAGCGCTGGGGCAGCCGGCACACGACCGACGGCAAGACGATCTGGGCGGAGCTGGGGCTGCTCGACGAGGAATGA
- a CDS encoding DUF4232 domain-containing protein produces the protein MANTSQPLRRTALLASGAALLGLLSACGTESGTSSTPRPAESARTTGTDPGAATDPGTATDTAPAVGAAPSDTAGSASASGRTDGRCHTSELRATVGRVDPGAGQRNFPVVLTNTADRTCTLYGHPGAAFLDASGKQLGPDPERTPASPRTVTLTPGESAWAGLSFSSPQISGARTATPAALLVTPPDEHDPLKVKWTAGEVPVGGDESSVSVTALEAGTGP, from the coding sequence ATGGCGAACACGTCCCAGCCGCTGCGCCGGACGGCCCTGCTCGCGAGCGGGGCCGCGCTTCTCGGCCTGCTGAGCGCCTGCGGCACCGAGAGCGGTACGTCGAGCACCCCGCGGCCCGCCGAGTCCGCCCGCACGACCGGTACGGACCCCGGGGCCGCGACGGACCCCGGTACCGCGACCGACACCGCGCCCGCGGTCGGCGCCGCGCCGAGCGACACCGCGGGGTCGGCCTCCGCCTCGGGCCGTACCGACGGCCGCTGCCACACCTCCGAGCTGCGCGCCACGGTCGGCCGCGTCGACCCGGGCGCCGGCCAGCGGAACTTCCCGGTGGTGCTGACCAACACCGCCGACCGCACCTGCACGTTGTACGGCCATCCCGGCGCCGCCTTCCTGGACGCGTCCGGCAAGCAGTTGGGCCCGGACCCGGAACGCACGCCCGCCTCCCCGCGCACCGTCACGCTGACGCCGGGCGAGAGCGCCTGGGCCGGGCTGTCGTTCTCCAGCCCGCAGATCAGCGGCGCCCGCACGGCCACCCCGGCGGCCCTGCTCGTCACCCCGCCGGACGAGCACGATCCCCTCAAGGTGAAGTGGACGGCCGGTGAGGTCCCGGTGGGCGGCGACGAGTCGTCGGTGTCCGTCACCGCCCTGGAGGCGGGCACGGGCCCCTGA